Genomic window (Thiohalophilus sp.):
CGGGATAATGCTCACCCGTTTGCGTTGCTGGGGTCCCTTGGTCTCGAATACCACGGTGCCGTCGGTCTTGGCAAACAGGGTATCGTCGCCGCCCTTGCCCACGTTCACGCCCGGGTGAACCTTGGTGCCGCGCTGGCGAACCAGGATGTTACCGGCCTTGACCACCTGACCGCCATAGCGCTTGACGCCAAGGCGCTTCGACTGGGAATCGCGACCGTTACGGGTACTACCGCCTGCTTTCTTATGAGCCATGCTTTACGTCCTCTTGCTTAGCCGCTGATACCGGTGATTTCCAGTTCCGTATAGTCCTGACGGTGGCCCTGGGTTTTCCGGCTGTGTTTGCGGCGACGGAATTTGATAATCATCACCTTCTTACCGCGGCCGTGGCTGGCCACGGTGGCGGTGACCTTGCCGCCCTCGACATAGGGCTTGCCGACCTTGAAATCCTCGCCATCGGCGATCATCAGGACCTTGTCGATATCCACGCTGGCGCCCTGCTCGGCGTTGAGCTTCTCGACCTTGATTTTCTGGCCCTGTTCTACCCGGTACTGCTTGCCACCGGTTTCGATAACCGCGTACATAATCTGTGCTCCAAATATCCCCGCCGTCTGGGCGGACTCGACTGTGGAAAGGGGCGCAATTTTAGCGTCTGGGACCGCCCCGGTCAAAGAATTTTCCTGATTTTCTGCCAATTTAAGCGCCCTCAAAGCCCCCTCTGGCTTGACAGGTCAGTGGGGGCTCCCTAGCATTTTGCGCTTTGCTCACAGGCGTGCCATTTTGAAGACTCTCGAGGATATCCAGGCGTTGATCGGCCCCGATATGGCCGAGGTTAACCGTTGCATCGGCGAGCGGCTGCACTCCGAGGTAGTGCTGATCAACCAGGTGGGCACCTACATTATAAATAGTGGCGGCAAGCGGCTGCGGCCCATCATCCACCTGCTGTGCGCCCGCGCGCTGGGCTATGAGGGCCGCTATCACGTCGATCTGGCGGCGATCATCGAGTTCATCCACACCGCCACCCTGCTCCACGACGACGTGGTGGACAGCTCCGAGCTGCGTCGGGGGCGGGAAACCGCCAACAATTTGTGGGGGAATTCCGCCAGTGTGCTGGTCGGGGATTTCCTCTATTCCCGCGCCTTTCAGATGATGGTCGACATCGGCCAGATGGACATCATGCGCATCCTGGCCAACTGCACCAACACCATCGCCGAGGGCGAGGTCCAGCAGCTGCTCAACATCCACGACGCGGACACCACCGAGGCCCGCTACATGGAGGTCATCCACAACAAGACCGCCAAACTGTTCGAATCCGCCAGCGAGCTGGCGGCAGTGATCACCAATCAGCCCGAGACCGCCCAGCAGGCCATGGCCCGCTACGGCATGCACCTGGGTAGCGCCTTCCAGCTGGTGGACGACGTGCTCGACTACCGCGCCGACAGCGAGGAGACCGGCAAGAACATCGGCGATGACCTGGCCGAGGGCAAGCCCACCCTGCCGCTGATTTATGCCATGGCCCGGGGTACCCCCGAACAGGCCGCCGTCATCCGCCAGGCCATCGAAACCGGGGGGCTGGAGCAG
Coding sequences:
- the rplU gene encoding 50S ribosomal protein L21, which gives rise to MYAVIETGGKQYRVEQGQKIKVEKLNAEQGASVDIDKVLMIADGEDFKVGKPYVEGGKVTATVASHGRGKKVMIIKFRRRKHSRKTQGHRQDYTELEITGISG
- the ispB gene encoding octaprenyl diphosphate synthase; the encoded protein is MKTLEDIQALIGPDMAEVNRCIGERLHSEVVLINQVGTYIINSGGKRLRPIIHLLCARALGYEGRYHVDLAAIIEFIHTATLLHDDVVDSSELRRGRETANNLWGNSASVLVGDFLYSRAFQMMVDIGQMDIMRILANCTNTIAEGEVQQLLNIHDADTTEARYMEVIHNKTAKLFESASELAAVITNQPETAQQAMARYGMHLGSAFQLVDDVLDYRADSEETGKNIGDDLAEGKPTLPLIYAMARGTPEQAAVIRQAIETGGLEQIDAVREAIESTGAIDYTARCARAEADQAIEALSDIPTSRYKDALSFLAEFAVNRSY
- the rpmA gene encoding 50S ribosomal protein L27, giving the protein MAHKKAGGSTRNGRDSQSKRLGVKRYGGQVVKAGNILVRQRGTKVHPGVNVGKGGDDTLFAKTDGTVVFETKGPQQRKRVSIIPA